In a single window of the Raphanus sativus cultivar WK10039 chromosome 9, ASM80110v3, whole genome shotgun sequence genome:
- the LOC108824486 gene encoding uncharacterized protein LOC108824486 isoform X3, producing the protein MSVDQCQRRREKMMGRGVEGGCGAEERPCRPSRRDNNKSFEDDRSSQRIDLLAQASKHLSEKSPYDVNEDGSAVGVSVGTLPIVLANLLNQKDDKRRHKKSHHGNETKKKKSSSRQGEKLRAGSIWVERQDYFRRLELPDLETLSDLASLRSLSSRSCFSVPSVEYESVDVQQRETDASAESEDVGCKGLSEVKDDAAQEMSVDNVGDEVSSGSDYSGSLEWVLGCRNRILLASERPSKKRRRIGSDAGLEKLVVAAPCRGDALLCDFCCTGDAREYHNQLIVCTSCKAKVHRKCYGVVEDTDETWLCSWCEVENGRNDSERPCLLCPKKGGVLKPVDSKTENGGPPEFAHLFCSLWMPEVYIEDLNKMEPILNLPGIKETRRKLLCNLCKVKSGACVRCCNATCRTSFHPICAREAGNRLEIWGKRGCDTVELRAFCSKHSDIQESGRPIEGGEINAADSRPPLCHLPSESVRDQLSTDEMGVDVGTPDIVESGITGRSTDDEKTQSESLSFGLILKKLIDLGKVNVKDVAEEIGVNPDALNAKLMDGDLLPDLLGKIVKWLGQHAHMGTRNKGDISKSTKPTKSERRAAICTEGMTMLDSDILNPTCTPSENCISNGVVTDEAKSYTPVVKNGSSENLPSDHSSEEQKSAVLDQEGHLGKSSVNLSDDQGEQSNPSSSGRMVENAFSLRPDSSQNRGILSCPSPIILDLLDHEAYPGFDPHPYIHKELSEMNKGKALKSSTNSYVDRMTTEPDGSEEGNTFCQLAKARKLGILDLSPKDEVEGELLYYQLQLLGTAVSRKQLSDDLADEVTKKLPHEIDEEHGRRWDDVLINKYFHDVREARKQSRKEKRHKDAQAVLAAATAAAATSSRNTSLRKDMAEEPAQQEISTSRRKVSGSAHVVPQTKETLLKMPVSGPPSDKRSDHRTPDISSEKPRSCDICRRSETIWNLIVVCSSCKVAVHMDCYKCAKESTGPWYCELCAESTGSFNFWENPSSTTECTLCGGTTGAFRKTTNGQWVHAFCAEWSLESTFRRGQINPVQGVESLAKNTSTCCVCQRIYGACFKCSYGNCQATFHPTCARSAGFHMIGGGKLPHKAYCEKHSLEQKAKAESQKHGADGLKSLKHYRVELERLRLLCERIVKREKLKRELAISSHEILAARRDHAARSLPLRNPFSPPEVSSDSATTSIKGHPDSNISGSEAIQRSDDITIDSTASVKLRGKGPIAMDTDQKTDDSATSKGSRSKVFSGKTVPRKHCIVSPSVSEDEDEGSKPKKQNVETFAKEIVMTSDEASFKNRRLPKGYFYIPVDCLQEDKPSNDKDEDLSDK; encoded by the exons ATGAGCGTTGACCAATGCCAGCGGCGGCGGGAGAAGATGATGGGTAGGGGAGTGGAGGGAGGCTGTGGCGCTGAGGAGAGGCCGTGCAGACCGTCTCGCAGGGATAATAACAAAAGCTTCGAGGACGATAGGAGTTCGCAGAGAATCGATTTGTTAGCTCAGGCGAGCAAGCATCTCTCCGAGAAGTCTCCCTATGACGTTAACGAAGATGGTTCGGCTGTTGGGGTGAGTGTGGGGACTCTGCCGATTGTTTTAGCTAATTTGCTGAACCAGAAGGATGACAAGAGACGGCATAAGAAGTCTCACCATGGGAacgagacgaagaagaagaagtcttctTCTAGGCAAGGGGAGAAGCTGAGAGCCGGGAGTATATGGGTTGAACGTCAGGATTACTTTAGGCGTTTAGAGTTGCCTGATTTAGAAACTTTGTCGGATTTAGCGTCTCTTCGGTCTTTGTCTTCTCGAAGCTGCTTTTCAGTTCCGTCTGTGGAGTATGAGTCGGTTGATGTACAGCAGAGGGAAACTGATGCGAGTGCAGAGAGTGAGGATGTTGGTTGTAAAGGGTTATCTGAAGTAAAGGATGATGCTGCGCAGGAGATGAGTGTTGACAACGTGGGGGATGAGGTCTCGTCTGGGTCAGACTATTCTGGTAGTTTAGAATGGGTTTTAGGTTGCAGAAATAGGATTTTGTTGGCATCAGAAAGGCCCTCTAAGAAGCGGAGGCGTATTGGTAGTGATGCGGGTTTGGAGAAATTAGTGGTTGCTGCTCCTTGCAGAGGGGATGCGTTGTTATGTGATTTTTGCTGCACTGGTGATGCCAGGGAATATCATAATCAGTTGATTGTTTGCACTTCCTGCAAAGCTAAAGTTCATAGAAAATGCTATGGTGTGGTTGAAGATACAGATGAGACTTGGTTGTGCTCCTGGTGTGAGGTGGAGAATGGTCGTAATGATTCTGAAAGACCATGCTTGCTTTGTCCGAAAAAGGGTGGCGTTCTGAAACCAGTTGACTCAAAAACTGAGAATGGTGGGCCACCGGAGTTTGCtcatttgttttgttctttgtggATGCCTGAGGTGTACATAGAAGACTTGAATAAAATGGAGCCAATCTTGAATTTGCCTGGAATAAAAGAAACTCGCAGGAAGTTATTGTGTAACTTGTGCAAGGTGAAATCTGGTGCTTGCGTTCGGTGTTGTAATG CAACTTGCCGAACGTCTTTCCATCCTATATGTGCAAGGGAGGCAGGGAACAGGCTAGAAATCTGGGGAAAACGCGGGTGTGACACT GTTGAACTGCGAGCTTTCTGCTCGAAGCATTCAGATATTCAAGAAAGTGGAAGGCCTATAGAGGGAGGAGAAATTAATGCAGCTGATAGTCGTCCTCCTCTATGCCATCTTCCATCAGAATCTGTAAGAGATCAGCTAAGTACTGATGAGATGGGAGTTGACGTAGGAACACCAG ACATTGTCGAATCAGGGATTACTGGGAGAAGCACCGATGATGAAAAGACTCAATCCGAGTCTCTTAGTTTTGGGTTGATTCTGAAAAAG TTGATCGACCTGGGGAAAGTGAATGTAAAGGATGTGGCTGAAGAGATCGGGGTCAATCCTGATGCTTTGAATGCCAAACTTATG GATGGAGACTTGTTACCTGATTTACTAGGCAAGATAGTTAAATGGCTTGGCCAGCATGCACACATGGGAACTAGGAACAAAGGCGATATTTCTAAAAGTACGAAACCTACTAAATCTGAGCGTCGGGCTGCTATCTGTACTGAAGGCATGACGATGCTAGATTCTGACATCTTGAATCCGACATGTACCCCTTCTGAAAATTGTATTAGTAATGGTGTTGTGACAGATGAAGCTAAATCTTATACTCCAGTTGTGAAAAATGGAAGCAGTGAGAATTTGCCATCTGATCATTCTTCAGAAGAACAG AAATCAGCAGTACTTGATCAGGAAGGTCATCTTGGGAAAAGTTCAGTTAATCTTTCTG ATGATCAAGGAGAACAATCAAATCCCAGTTCGTCTGGACGAATGGTGGAGAATGCCTTTTCCTTGAGGCCAGATAGTTCTCAAAATCGTGGAATTTTGAGCTGTCCGAGCCCTATTATCTTGGATCTCCT TGATCATGAAGCATATCCTGGTTTCGATCCTCATCCTTATATTCACAAAGAATTGTCTGAGATGAACAAGGGAAAGGCCCTGAAAAGCAGCACGAATTCTTATGTGGATAGGATGACAACCGAACCAGATG GCTCTGAAGAAGGAAACACATTTTGTCAGTTAGCTAAAGCTAGGAAATTGGGCATACTGGATCTGTCTCCGAAAGATGAAGTGGAAGGAGAGCTTCTATATTATCAACTTCAGTTACTTGGCACGGCAGTTTCAAGAAAGCAACTCTCGG ACGATCTAGCCGACGAAGTTACCAAAAAGCTACCCCATGAGATTGATGAAGAGCATGGACGAAGATGGGATGATGTTCTGATTAACAAATATTTCCATGATGTCAGGGAAGCAAGAAAGCAAAGTAGGAAAGAGAAAAGACACAAAGACGCCCAGGCTGTTCTAGCTGCTGCTACTGCTGCTGCAGCAACATCTTCTCGGAATACATCTCTCAGGAAAGATATGGCAGAAGAACCTGCTCAACAAGAG ATCAGTACTTCTAGACGTAAAGTTTCTGGCAGCGCTCATGTAGTGCCACAGACAAAGGAAACACTTTTAAAGATGCCTGTTTCCGGTCCACCATCAGACAAGCGGTCTGATCATCGTACACCAGACATTTCATCAGAAAAACCACGAAGTTGTGATATCTGCAGACGCTCTGAAACTATATGGAACCTGATTGTAGTGTGCTCTAGTTGTAAG GTTGCTGTTCACATGGATTGCTACAAATGTGCTAAAGAATCTACTGGTCCTTGGTACTGTGAACTATGCGCAGAATCTACTGGTTCTTTCAATTTCTGGGAAAACCCGTCTTCTACTACAGAGTGCACTTTATGTGGAGGCACAACTGGGGCTTTTAGGAAAACCACAAATGGCCAGTGGGTACATGCATTTTGTGCGGAG TGGTCTTTGGAATCAACCTTCAGAAGGGGACAAATAAATCCTGTGCAAGGAGTG GAGTCATTGGCCAAGAACACCAGTACTTGCTGTGTATGCCAACGGATATATGGTGCATGCTTTAAG TGTAGTTATGGTAACTGCCAGGCGACGTTTCACCCAACCTGTGCCAGAAGTGCTGGCTTTCATATGATTGGTGGTGGGAAACTTCCGCATAAGGCTTACTGTGAGAAACACAGCTTGGAACAGAAGGCAAAG GCCGAATCTCAGAAACATGGGGCAGATGGGCTGAAAAGTCTCAAGCATTATAGGGTTGAACTAGAGAGGCTACGACTTCTGTGCGAGCGGATAGTCAAGAGGGAGAAGTTAAAA CGAGAGTTGGCTATCTCCTCACATGAGATACTTGCTGCCAGAAGGGATCACGCTGCACGTTCGTTACCACTCCGTAATCCATTTTCTCCCCCGGAAGTTTCATCTGACTCGGCGACGACATCAATAAAAGGTCATCCAGACAGTAATATATCTGGCAGTGAAGCAATACAGAGGTCAGATGATATCACCATTGACAGCACAGCCTCTGTTAAGCTTCGAGGGAAAGGTCCTATTGCAATGGACACTGATCAGAAAACCGACGATAGTGCTACTTCCAAGGGTAGTAGGAGCAAAGTATTTTCTGGGAAAACGGTTCCACGGAAACATTGTATAGTGTCGCCAAGTGTTTCGGAGGATGAAGATGAAGGATCAAAGCCCAAGAAG CAGAATGTAGAAACATTTGCCAAGGAGATTGTGATGACATCGGACGAAGCTTCTTTCAAGAATCGGCGGCTACCAAAGGGCTACTTTTATATTCCTGTTGATTGCTTGCAAGAAGACAAGCCAAGCAACGACAAGGACGAGGACTTGTCTGACAAGTGA
- the LOC108824486 gene encoding uncharacterized protein LOC108824486 isoform X2 has product MSVDQCQRRREKMMGRGVEGGCGAEERPCRPSRRDNNKSFEDDRSSQRIDLLAQASKHLSEKSPYDVNEDGSAVGVSVGTLPIVLANLLNQKDDKRRHKKSHHGNETKKKKSSSRQGEKLRAGSIWVERQDYFRRLELPDLETLSDLASLRSLSSRSCFSVPSVEYESVDVQQRETDASAESEDVGCKGLSEVKDDAAQEMSVDNVGDEVSSGSDYSGSLEWVLGCRNRILLASERPSKKRRRIGSDAGLEKLVVAAPCRGDALLCDFCCTGDAREYHNQLIVCTSCKAKVHRKCYGVVEDTDETWLCSWCEVENGRNDSERPCLLCPKKGGVLKPVDSKTENGGPPEFAHLFCSLWMPEVYIEDLNKMEPILNLPGIKETRRKLLCNLCKVKSGACVRCCNATCRTSFHPICAREAGNRLEIWGKRGCDTVELRAFCSKHSDIQESGRPIEGGEINAADSRPPLCHLPSESVRDQLSTDEMGVDVGTPGTRSDISRNSELRELESPCSEFNLSATDIVESGITGRSTDDEKTQSESLSFGLILKKLIDLGKVNVKDVAEEIGVNPDALNAKLMDGDLLPDLLGKIVKWLGQHAHMGTRNKGDISKSTKPTKSERRAAICTEGMTMLDSDILNPTCTPSENCISNGVVTDEAKSYTPVVKNGSSENLPSDHSSEEQKSAVLDQEGHLGKSSVNLSDDQGEQSNPSSSGRMVENAFSLRPDSSQNRGILSCPSPIILDLLDHEAYPGFDPHPYIHKELSEMNKGKALKSSTNSYVDRMTTEPDGSEEGNTFCQLAKARKLGILDLSPKDEVEGELLYYQLQLLGTAVSRKQLSDDLADEVTKKLPHEIDEEHGRRWDDVLINKYFHDVREARKQSRKEKRHKDAQAVLAAATAAAATSSRNTSLRKDMAEEPAQQEISTSRRKVSGSAHVVPQTKETLLKMPVSGPPSDKRSDHRTPDISSEKPRSCDICRRSETIWNLIVVCSSCKVAVHMDCYKCAKESTGPWYCELCAESTGSFNFWENPSSTTECTLCGGTTGAFRKTTNGQWVHAFCAEWSLESTFRRGQINPVQGVESLAKNTSTCCVCQRIYGACFKCSYGNCQATFHPTCARSAGFHMIGGGKLPHKAYCEKHSLEQKAKAESQKHGADGLKSLKHYRVELERLRLLCERIVKREKLKRELAISSHEILAARRDHAARSLPLRNPFSPPEVSSDSATTSIKGHPDSNISGSEAIQRSDDITIDSTASVKLRGKGPIAMDTDQKTDDSATSKGSRSKVFSGKTVPRKHCIVSPSVSEDEDEGSKPKKNVETFAKEIVMTSDEASFKNRRLPKGYFYIPVDCLQEDKPSNDKDEDLSDK; this is encoded by the exons ATGAGCGTTGACCAATGCCAGCGGCGGCGGGAGAAGATGATGGGTAGGGGAGTGGAGGGAGGCTGTGGCGCTGAGGAGAGGCCGTGCAGACCGTCTCGCAGGGATAATAACAAAAGCTTCGAGGACGATAGGAGTTCGCAGAGAATCGATTTGTTAGCTCAGGCGAGCAAGCATCTCTCCGAGAAGTCTCCCTATGACGTTAACGAAGATGGTTCGGCTGTTGGGGTGAGTGTGGGGACTCTGCCGATTGTTTTAGCTAATTTGCTGAACCAGAAGGATGACAAGAGACGGCATAAGAAGTCTCACCATGGGAacgagacgaagaagaagaagtcttctTCTAGGCAAGGGGAGAAGCTGAGAGCCGGGAGTATATGGGTTGAACGTCAGGATTACTTTAGGCGTTTAGAGTTGCCTGATTTAGAAACTTTGTCGGATTTAGCGTCTCTTCGGTCTTTGTCTTCTCGAAGCTGCTTTTCAGTTCCGTCTGTGGAGTATGAGTCGGTTGATGTACAGCAGAGGGAAACTGATGCGAGTGCAGAGAGTGAGGATGTTGGTTGTAAAGGGTTATCTGAAGTAAAGGATGATGCTGCGCAGGAGATGAGTGTTGACAACGTGGGGGATGAGGTCTCGTCTGGGTCAGACTATTCTGGTAGTTTAGAATGGGTTTTAGGTTGCAGAAATAGGATTTTGTTGGCATCAGAAAGGCCCTCTAAGAAGCGGAGGCGTATTGGTAGTGATGCGGGTTTGGAGAAATTAGTGGTTGCTGCTCCTTGCAGAGGGGATGCGTTGTTATGTGATTTTTGCTGCACTGGTGATGCCAGGGAATATCATAATCAGTTGATTGTTTGCACTTCCTGCAAAGCTAAAGTTCATAGAAAATGCTATGGTGTGGTTGAAGATACAGATGAGACTTGGTTGTGCTCCTGGTGTGAGGTGGAGAATGGTCGTAATGATTCTGAAAGACCATGCTTGCTTTGTCCGAAAAAGGGTGGCGTTCTGAAACCAGTTGACTCAAAAACTGAGAATGGTGGGCCACCGGAGTTTGCtcatttgttttgttctttgtggATGCCTGAGGTGTACATAGAAGACTTGAATAAAATGGAGCCAATCTTGAATTTGCCTGGAATAAAAGAAACTCGCAGGAAGTTATTGTGTAACTTGTGCAAGGTGAAATCTGGTGCTTGCGTTCGGTGTTGTAATG CAACTTGCCGAACGTCTTTCCATCCTATATGTGCAAGGGAGGCAGGGAACAGGCTAGAAATCTGGGGAAAACGCGGGTGTGACACT GTTGAACTGCGAGCTTTCTGCTCGAAGCATTCAGATATTCAAGAAAGTGGAAGGCCTATAGAGGGAGGAGAAATTAATGCAGCTGATAGTCGTCCTCCTCTATGCCATCTTCCATCAGAATCTGTAAGAGATCAGCTAAGTACTGATGAGATGGGAGTTGACGTAGGAACACCAGGTACACGTTCTGATATTTCGAGAAACAGTGAGTTGCGAGAACTGGAATCACCATGTTCAGAATTTAACTTGTCTGCAACAGACATTGTCGAATCAGGGATTACTGGGAGAAGCACCGATGATGAAAAGACTCAATCCGAGTCTCTTAGTTTTGGGTTGATTCTGAAAAAG TTGATCGACCTGGGGAAAGTGAATGTAAAGGATGTGGCTGAAGAGATCGGGGTCAATCCTGATGCTTTGAATGCCAAACTTATG GATGGAGACTTGTTACCTGATTTACTAGGCAAGATAGTTAAATGGCTTGGCCAGCATGCACACATGGGAACTAGGAACAAAGGCGATATTTCTAAAAGTACGAAACCTACTAAATCTGAGCGTCGGGCTGCTATCTGTACTGAAGGCATGACGATGCTAGATTCTGACATCTTGAATCCGACATGTACCCCTTCTGAAAATTGTATTAGTAATGGTGTTGTGACAGATGAAGCTAAATCTTATACTCCAGTTGTGAAAAATGGAAGCAGTGAGAATTTGCCATCTGATCATTCTTCAGAAGAACAG AAATCAGCAGTACTTGATCAGGAAGGTCATCTTGGGAAAAGTTCAGTTAATCTTTCTG ATGATCAAGGAGAACAATCAAATCCCAGTTCGTCTGGACGAATGGTGGAGAATGCCTTTTCCTTGAGGCCAGATAGTTCTCAAAATCGTGGAATTTTGAGCTGTCCGAGCCCTATTATCTTGGATCTCCT TGATCATGAAGCATATCCTGGTTTCGATCCTCATCCTTATATTCACAAAGAATTGTCTGAGATGAACAAGGGAAAGGCCCTGAAAAGCAGCACGAATTCTTATGTGGATAGGATGACAACCGAACCAGATG GCTCTGAAGAAGGAAACACATTTTGTCAGTTAGCTAAAGCTAGGAAATTGGGCATACTGGATCTGTCTCCGAAAGATGAAGTGGAAGGAGAGCTTCTATATTATCAACTTCAGTTACTTGGCACGGCAGTTTCAAGAAAGCAACTCTCGG ACGATCTAGCCGACGAAGTTACCAAAAAGCTACCCCATGAGATTGATGAAGAGCATGGACGAAGATGGGATGATGTTCTGATTAACAAATATTTCCATGATGTCAGGGAAGCAAGAAAGCAAAGTAGGAAAGAGAAAAGACACAAAGACGCCCAGGCTGTTCTAGCTGCTGCTACTGCTGCTGCAGCAACATCTTCTCGGAATACATCTCTCAGGAAAGATATGGCAGAAGAACCTGCTCAACAAGAG ATCAGTACTTCTAGACGTAAAGTTTCTGGCAGCGCTCATGTAGTGCCACAGACAAAGGAAACACTTTTAAAGATGCCTGTTTCCGGTCCACCATCAGACAAGCGGTCTGATCATCGTACACCAGACATTTCATCAGAAAAACCACGAAGTTGTGATATCTGCAGACGCTCTGAAACTATATGGAACCTGATTGTAGTGTGCTCTAGTTGTAAG GTTGCTGTTCACATGGATTGCTACAAATGTGCTAAAGAATCTACTGGTCCTTGGTACTGTGAACTATGCGCAGAATCTACTGGTTCTTTCAATTTCTGGGAAAACCCGTCTTCTACTACAGAGTGCACTTTATGTGGAGGCACAACTGGGGCTTTTAGGAAAACCACAAATGGCCAGTGGGTACATGCATTTTGTGCGGAG TGGTCTTTGGAATCAACCTTCAGAAGGGGACAAATAAATCCTGTGCAAGGAGTG GAGTCATTGGCCAAGAACACCAGTACTTGCTGTGTATGCCAACGGATATATGGTGCATGCTTTAAG TGTAGTTATGGTAACTGCCAGGCGACGTTTCACCCAACCTGTGCCAGAAGTGCTGGCTTTCATATGATTGGTGGTGGGAAACTTCCGCATAAGGCTTACTGTGAGAAACACAGCTTGGAACAGAAGGCAAAG GCCGAATCTCAGAAACATGGGGCAGATGGGCTGAAAAGTCTCAAGCATTATAGGGTTGAACTAGAGAGGCTACGACTTCTGTGCGAGCGGATAGTCAAGAGGGAGAAGTTAAAA CGAGAGTTGGCTATCTCCTCACATGAGATACTTGCTGCCAGAAGGGATCACGCTGCACGTTCGTTACCACTCCGTAATCCATTTTCTCCCCCGGAAGTTTCATCTGACTCGGCGACGACATCAATAAAAGGTCATCCAGACAGTAATATATCTGGCAGTGAAGCAATACAGAGGTCAGATGATATCACCATTGACAGCACAGCCTCTGTTAAGCTTCGAGGGAAAGGTCCTATTGCAATGGACACTGATCAGAAAACCGACGATAGTGCTACTTCCAAGGGTAGTAGGAGCAAAGTATTTTCTGGGAAAACGGTTCCACGGAAACATTGTATAGTGTCGCCAAGTGTTTCGGAGGATGAAGATGAAGGATCAAAGCCCAAGAAG AATGTAGAAACATTTGCCAAGGAGATTGTGATGACATCGGACGAAGCTTCTTTCAAGAATCGGCGGCTACCAAAGGGCTACTTTTATATTCCTGTTGATTGCTTGCAAGAAGACAAGCCAAGCAACGACAAGGACGAGGACTTGTCTGACAAGTGA